Proteins encoded by one window of Simiduia curdlanivorans:
- the recF gene encoding DNA replication/repair protein RecF (All proteins in this family for which functions are known are DNA-binding proteins that assist the filamentation of RecA onto DNA for the initiation of recombination or recombinational repair.) yields MPLSALHILNFRNIESAELALHPRVNLFYGENGAGKTSILEAISVLGRGRSFRSHKLKPLIQQGSTGVTVFGKLSGDDGVVRKLGVERNSRSADSFRLDGQSVPSAAELAKILPLQAIFSETFELLVGGPLERRQFLDWLVFHVKHEFLPAWRQARQALKQRNSLLRSGRISADLLAPWDIELARNAETLHLLREEVFTLFNQELALLLQDLPALSSVTISYFGGWEEGVSLAEILQLNFARDGQLGHTSAGPHRADLRLRLGKMPAAEVLSRGQQKLFVCALRICAGRVFKQLTGKDCIYLIDDLPSELDEEHRLRLAKWLIELDSQVFITGVSRKDLESVWDLLAVPRKVFHVEQGSVTATPINND; encoded by the coding sequence ATGCCTTTAAGCGCCCTTCATATCCTCAATTTCCGTAACATCGAATCCGCTGAATTGGCGCTACACCCACGGGTGAATCTTTTCTACGGAGAAAATGGCGCCGGTAAAACCAGTATTCTCGAAGCTATCTCTGTCTTGGGTCGTGGCCGCTCATTCCGTTCGCACAAGTTAAAACCATTGATTCAGCAGGGCAGTACCGGCGTCACGGTATTCGGCAAGTTGTCGGGTGACGATGGCGTGGTGCGCAAGCTTGGCGTAGAGCGCAACAGCCGCAGCGCCGATAGCTTTCGGTTAGATGGTCAATCGGTGCCGTCAGCTGCAGAGCTGGCAAAGATTTTACCGCTGCAAGCTATATTTTCAGAAACCTTTGAATTACTGGTTGGTGGCCCCCTCGAAAGGCGCCAGTTTCTTGATTGGTTAGTGTTTCACGTGAAACATGAGTTTCTCCCGGCGTGGCGGCAAGCCAGGCAAGCCCTGAAACAACGGAATAGTTTGCTGCGATCTGGTAGAATAAGCGCTGATTTATTAGCACCTTGGGATATAGAATTAGCACGTAACGCAGAAACCTTACATCTATTAAGAGAAGAGGTTTTTACCCTGTTTAACCAGGAGTTAGCGCTGCTCTTGCAGGATTTACCCGCCTTATCTTCCGTTACTATTAGTTACTTTGGTGGCTGGGAGGAGGGTGTTTCTCTGGCTGAGATACTGCAACTAAATTTTGCTCGGGATGGCCAGCTAGGTCATACCAGCGCAGGCCCCCATCGTGCCGATCTCAGGCTGCGGCTCGGTAAAATGCCAGCGGCCGAGGTTTTGTCCAGAGGACAGCAAAAGCTGTTTGTTTGTGCCCTGCGGATTTGTGCCGGCAGGGTGTTTAAGCAACTTACTGGCAAGGATTGTATCTATCTCATAGACGATTTGCCGTCAGAGTTAGATGAAGAGCATAGGCTTCGTTTGGCGAAGTGGTTAATTGAGTTGGATAGCCAGGTGTTTATTACGGGGGTTTCCCGTAAGGACCTGGAAAGTGTTTGGGATCTATTGGCTGTTCCCCGGAAAGTGTTTCACGTGGAACAGGGAAGCGTAACTGCGACACCTATAAATAACGATTAG